Proteins from a single region of Erythrobacter sp.:
- a CDS encoding TonB-dependent receptor domain-containing protein: protein MSTGKRLAGLLLFTTALTMPSVLAAQDAGSEPAPEEQATEQTDAPAEETPPEEELQQSDISVPGGGIIVTGRRSRDPARNSGQVLTVLSEADIARTGEGDIAGALGRVSGLSLVGNGRVFVRGLGDRYSLALLNGLPLPSPEPLSRVVPLDIFPTSVISSSLVQKTYSANFPGEFGGGVINLTTKAIPTEDFLTISIGSSGDTETTFQNGLTYFGSDLDSFGFDNGNRDIPTALQGLIASGTRINDAPAAVQRQLAGQILPTNLVTLQKNNVLPANFSANLTGGASIEVGDGNYLGLIATAGITNTWRNRNVTSQQFGDAQAGQILFDSQNFITDNKVLVNAMIGIGLDIGEHTVRWTNLYIRDTLKTARLATGTDAFTDVARPFDFQTQQTGWFERQLMDSQIVAEFNFDSFEIDLRGGYAQTDREAPYNAIVPYIRTNIPNDPFGSEFVVDVGALVGGTERIQVGFEELTEKLWFGGADVSYEVADNLTLTAGYSYSDTARRSISFIIRPLISSSAEFTTALRALGLRRPGDIINGSTLATGIIPPGTTAQPFFNITVSDPTPFPVFDAALTVHAGYLMGRYQPTDTLTLETGVRYEDGLQVAAPDPTFGGGNLANPTRIANDYFLPSATVTWQAMDDLQLRLSASQTIARPQFRELVEQTYFDPESNRRFRGNPFLQDSELINAEARLEYYLGGPRKVSLAGFFKSIDNPIENFLITAPGIIETSYANAPKAELYGAELDVSYGIDLADWGSFFETKQFLILANYTYTQSSISVGAGDLAPIPGAVGQPASQLFDDGAPLVGQSDHVANLSLGIEDTEKVQQFTVLFNYASERVTLRGGALPDVVEAPGLTVDLVARSELKLAGIPLELSLEARNIFGRDNFEFQEVNGNRAELNTFDVGTSFAIGLKASF, encoded by the coding sequence ATGTCGACCGGCAAGCGCCTGGCAGGCCTGCTGCTTTTCACCACCGCGCTCACCATGCCGTCCGTGCTTGCAGCACAGGACGCAGGCAGCGAGCCGGCCCCCGAGGAGCAGGCCACGGAGCAGACCGACGCGCCCGCCGAGGAGACCCCGCCGGAAGAAGAGCTCCAGCAGTCCGACATTTCGGTGCCGGGCGGCGGCATCATCGTCACCGGTCGCCGCAGCCGTGATCCGGCGCGCAATTCCGGCCAGGTGCTGACCGTGCTCTCCGAAGCCGATATCGCCCGCACCGGCGAAGGCGATATTGCCGGCGCGCTCGGCCGGGTGAGCGGGTTGTCGCTGGTCGGCAATGGCCGCGTCTTCGTGCGCGGCCTCGGCGATCGCTACTCTCTCGCGCTGCTCAACGGCCTGCCGCTTCCCAGCCCCGAACCGCTGAGCCGCGTCGTCCCGCTCGACATCTTCCCGACCAGCGTGATCTCCTCCAGCCTCGTGCAGAAGACCTATTCGGCCAACTTCCCGGGCGAATTCGGCGGCGGGGTGATCAACCTCACCACCAAGGCGATCCCGACCGAGGATTTCCTCACCATCTCCATCGGCTCCAGCGGCGATACCGAGACCACCTTCCAGAACGGGTTGACCTATTTCGGCAGCGATCTGGACAGCTTCGGCTTCGACAACGGCAACCGCGATATCCCGACCGCGCTGCAAGGCCTGATCGCCAGCGGCACGCGCATCAATGATGCGCCGGCTGCGGTGCAACGCCAGCTGGCCGGGCAGATCCTGCCGACCAATCTGGTGACGCTCCAGAAGAACAACGTGCTGCCCGCCAACTTCTCCGCCAACCTCACTGGCGGCGCCTCGATTGAGGTGGGCGACGGCAATTACCTTGGCCTGATTGCCACGGCCGGGATCACCAACACCTGGCGCAACCGCAATGTCACCAGCCAGCAGTTCGGCGATGCGCAGGCGGGCCAGATCCTGTTCGATTCGCAGAACTTCATCACCGACAACAAGGTGCTGGTGAACGCGATGATCGGGATCGGCCTCGATATCGGCGAGCACACTGTCCGCTGGACCAATCTCTACATCCGCGACACCCTCAAGACCGCGCGTCTCGCCACCGGCACCGACGCCTTCACCGATGTCGCGCGCCCGTTCGATTTCCAGACCCAGCAGACCGGCTGGTTCGAACGCCAGCTGATGGATTCGCAGATCGTTGCCGAGTTCAACTTCGACTCCTTCGAGATCGATCTGCGCGGCGGCTATGCCCAGACCGACCGCGAGGCGCCCTACAACGCGATCGTGCCCTATATCCGCACCAACATCCCCAATGATCCCTTCGGCAGCGAATTCGTGGTCGACGTGGGCGCGCTGGTGGGCGGGACCGAGCGCATCCAGGTCGGCTTTGAAGAGCTGACCGAAAAGCTGTGGTTCGGCGGCGCGGACGTGTCTTACGAAGTGGCCGACAACCTGACGCTGACGGCGGGCTATTCCTATTCGGACACCGCGCGCCGTTCGATCTCCTTCATCATCCGTCCGCTGATCAGCTCCTCGGCCGAATTCACCACCGCCCTGCGCGCGCTGGGCCTGCGTCGTCCGGGCGACATCATCAACGGATCGACCCTTGCGACCGGCATCATTCCGCCCGGCACCACTGCGCAGCCCTTCTTCAACATTACCGTTTCCGATCCCACCCCCTTCCCGGTGTTCGACGCCGCGCTGACGGTGCACGCCGGATACCTGATGGGCCGCTACCAGCCGACCGACACGCTCACGCTGGAAACCGGTGTGCGTTACGAAGACGGCCTTCAGGTCGCCGCGCCCGATCCGACTTTCGGCGGGGGCAACCTCGCCAACCCGACCCGCATCGCCAACGACTATTTCCTGCCCTCGGCAACGGTGACATGGCAGGCGATGGATGATCTGCAACTGCGCCTCTCGGCCTCGCAGACCATCGCCCGCCCGCAGTTCCGCGAGCTGGTGGAGCAGACCTATTTCGATCCGGAATCGAACCGCCGCTTCCGCGGGAACCCGTTCCTTCAGGACAGCGAGCTGATCAATGCCGAAGCGCGGCTCGAATATTACCTCGGGGGCCCTCGCAAGGTGAGCCTCGCGGGCTTCTTCAAGTCGATCGACAACCCGATCGAGAACTTCCTGATCACCGCGCCGGGGATCATCGAGACAAGCTATGCCAACGCCCCCAAGGCCGAGCTTTACGGGGCCGAGCTGGACGTTTCCTACGGCATTGACCTCGCCGACTGGGGCAGCTTCTTCGAGACCAAGCAGTTCCTGATCCTCGCCAACTACACCTACACCCAGTCGAGCATTTCGGTGGGTGCGGGCGATCTGGCGCCGATCCCGGGTGCTGTCGGCCAGCCGGCGAGCCAGCTGTTCGATGACGGCGCGCCGCTGGTGGGCCAGTCGGACCACGTCGCCAACCTGTCGCTGGGGATCGAGGACACCGAAAAGGTGCAGCAGTTCACCGTGCTGTTCAACTATGCGAGCGAGCGTGTGACCCTGCGCGGAGGGGCGCTGCCCGATGTGGTCGAGGCTCCGGGCCTGACGGTCGATCTGGTCGCCCGCAGCGAGCTGAAGCTGGCCGGTATTCCGCTGGAGCTGAGCCTTGAGGCGCGCAACATCTTCGGGCGCGACAATTTCGAGTTCCAGGAAGTGAACGGCAACCGCGCCGAGCTCAACACCTTCGATGTCGGCACGAGCTTCGCGATCGGGTTGAAGGCGAGTTTCTGA
- a CDS encoding aldo/keto reductase, with the protein MQFTRLGRSGLTVSRLCLGCMSYGDTSKGWHGDWLLDEDAARPFFREALEAGINFFDTANIYSGGTSEEITGKLLKEMAQRDEIVVATKAFGVWRNAPNCGGLSRKALFAAIDDSLTRLGMDHVDLFQIHRWDDNTPIEETMEALHDIVKAGKARYIGASSMYAWQFARAQETARTNGWTRFISMQNQLNLLYREEEREMLPLCAVEGVGVIPWSPLARGRLTRPWGETSVRSESDVVGKVLYKPEDAADRAVVDQLAQLAAARGEAMASLGLAWHFTKPEVTAPIIGATRPQHIADAVRALDIALTAEEVGALEAPYRPKFPTGMGMPMPAMDKVSVR; encoded by the coding sequence ATGCAATTCACCCGCCTCGGCCGCTCCGGCCTCACTGTCTCGCGCCTGTGCCTTGGCTGCATGTCCTATGGCGACACCTCCAAGGGCTGGCACGGCGACTGGCTGCTGGACGAGGACGCCGCGCGCCCGTTCTTCCGCGAGGCGCTGGAGGCGGGGATCAATTTTTTCGACACGGCCAACATCTATTCGGGCGGCACCTCGGAGGAGATCACCGGCAAGCTGCTCAAGGAGATGGCGCAGCGTGACGAGATCGTGGTCGCCACCAAGGCTTTCGGCGTGTGGCGCAACGCCCCCAATTGCGGCGGGCTTTCGCGGAAGGCGCTGTTCGCCGCGATCGACGACAGCCTGACGCGGCTGGGCATGGACCATGTCGATCTGTTCCAGATCCACCGCTGGGACGACAACACGCCCATCGAGGAGACCATGGAGGCGCTCCACGACATCGTGAAGGCGGGCAAGGCGCGCTATATCGGCGCGTCTTCGATGTATGCATGGCAGTTCGCCCGCGCCCAGGAGACCGCGCGCACGAATGGCTGGACGCGGTTCATCTCCATGCAGAACCAATTGAACCTGCTCTACCGCGAGGAAGAGCGCGAGATGCTGCCGCTGTGCGCGGTGGAGGGCGTGGGGGTCATCCCGTGGAGCCCGCTCGCGCGCGGACGGCTGACGCGGCCATGGGGCGAGACCTCGGTGCGCTCGGAAAGCGATGTCGTGGGCAAGGTGCTCTACAAGCCCGAGGACGCGGCGGATCGCGCTGTGGTTGACCAGCTTGCGCAGCTGGCCGCCGCACGCGGGGAGGCGATGGCGAGCCTTGGCCTCGCATGGCATTTCACCAAGCCCGAAGTCACCGCCCCGATCATCGGCGCGACCCGTCCGCAGCACATCGCCGACGCGGTGCGCGCGCTCGATATCGCGCTGACGGCAGAGGAAGTGGGCGCGCTCGAAGCGCCCTATCGCCCCAAGTTCCCGACCGGCATGGGGATGCCGATGCCCGCGATGGACAAGGTAAGTGTGAGGTAG
- a CDS encoding response regulator transcription factor, with amino-acid sequence MDVVNIFLTSELGESLDDFVHDDRRFTFDKLGPDGPRRLVEGPMWAFVDWVMPTISGLEMCRRLRADPRTADAHVTMVLEEDDAEDRRRALRAGADDYLVGPLSRTAVLDRVLALQSRGAERHATRRFEAGALTIDMAALQARWAGEPIVLRPNEFRLLRFFAENPNRVLTREDLISGLGKREPAIDERTVDVWVGRLRRAIKAAGGGNPLRTVRSLGYVFDLG; translated from the coding sequence ATGGACGTCGTCAATATCTTCCTGACCAGCGAACTTGGCGAAAGCCTTGATGATTTCGTGCATGATGATCGGCGCTTCACCTTCGACAAGCTGGGCCCTGATGGCCCGCGCCGGTTGGTGGAAGGGCCGATGTGGGCCTTTGTCGACTGGGTGATGCCGACCATCTCGGGGCTCGAGATGTGCCGCCGCCTGCGCGCCGATCCGCGCACCGCCGATGCCCATGTCACGATGGTGCTGGAAGAGGACGATGCCGAGGATCGCCGCCGCGCGCTGCGGGCCGGGGCGGATGACTATCTGGTCGGGCCGCTCTCGCGCACCGCGGTGCTCGACCGGGTGCTGGCGCTGCAATCGCGCGGGGCCGAGCGCCACGCCACCCGCCGCTTCGAGGCGGGCGCCTTGACGATCGACATGGCTGCATTGCAGGCGCGCTGGGCGGGCGAGCCGATTGTGCTGCGTCCCAACGAATTCCGTCTGCTGCGCTTCTTTGCCGAAAACCCCAACCGCGTGCTCACCCGCGAGGATCTGATCAGCGGCCTCGGCAAGCGCGAACCGGCCATCGACGAGCGCACCGTCGACGTATGGGTCGGCCGGTTGCGCCGCGCGATCAAGGCGGCAGGCGGCGGCAACCCGCTGCGCACCGTGCGCTCCTTGGGATATGTCTTCGATCTGGGTTGA
- a CDS encoding acyl-CoA dehydrogenase family protein: MLATSYRTAYNEDHEAFRDTVRKVFAEHLTPNLDEHEANGIVPRDVWKAVGEAGLLCPTVKEENGGLGLDFGFNCIVAEELSYLGSAAGFTLQSDITANYFERLGTPEQRAKYMPGMVTGDIITAIAMTEPGAGSDLQGIRTTAKKDGNHLVINGSKTYITNGQNADVVIVVAKTDPERGAKGISLVLVDADTPGFERGRNLDKIGQHSADTSELFFNDCRVPMTNILGAEGMGFVHLMEELPQERLSIAVGAQAAAQRAFDEAVKFTKERAAFGKTVFEFQNTKFTLADLKAKLQVGWAHLDWAIRKHLAGELTTDEASAAKLWHTDLQWEACDVSLQLHGGAGYMNEYAIARLWRDARVTRIFGGTNEIMKEVISRSI; encoded by the coding sequence ATGCTCGCGACCTCCTATCGCACCGCCTATAATGAAGACCACGAGGCCTTCCGCGACACTGTCCGCAAGGTCTTTGCCGAACACCTGACGCCGAACCTCGACGAGCATGAAGCCAACGGCATCGTGCCGCGCGATGTGTGGAAGGCCGTGGGCGAGGCGGGGCTCCTGTGCCCCACCGTGAAGGAAGAAAACGGCGGCTTGGGCCTCGATTTCGGGTTCAACTGCATTGTCGCCGAGGAACTCTCCTACCTCGGCTCGGCGGCGGGCTTCACGCTGCAATCGGATATCACCGCCAACTATTTCGAGCGCCTCGGCACCCCCGAACAGCGCGCCAAATATATGCCCGGCATGGTGACCGGCGACATCATCACCGCGATCGCCATGACCGAACCCGGCGCCGGCTCCGACCTTCAGGGCATCCGCACCACGGCGAAGAAGGACGGCAACCACCTCGTCATCAACGGCTCGAAAACCTACATCACCAACGGCCAGAACGCCGACGTGGTGATCGTGGTCGCCAAGACCGATCCCGAGCGCGGGGCCAAGGGCATCAGCCTTGTCCTCGTGGACGCCGATACCCCCGGCTTCGAGCGCGGACGCAATCTCGACAAGATCGGGCAGCATTCCGCCGACACCTCGGAGCTGTTCTTCAACGACTGCCGCGTGCCGATGACCAACATCCTCGGCGCGGAAGGCATGGGCTTCGTGCACCTGATGGAGGAACTGCCGCAGGAGCGCCTCAGCATCGCGGTCGGCGCGCAGGCGGCGGCGCAGCGCGCGTTTGACGAGGCGGTGAAGTTCACCAAGGAGCGCGCGGCTTTCGGCAAGACCGTGTTCGAATTCCAGAATACCAAGTTCACGCTCGCGGACCTCAAGGCCAAGCTGCAGGTGGGCTGGGCGCATCTCGACTGGGCGATCAGGAAGCACCTCGCGGGCGAGCTCACCACCGACGAGGCGAGCGCGGCCAAGCTGTGGCACACCGATCTCCAGTGGGAAGCCTGCGACGTGTCGCTGCAACTCCACGGCGGGGCGGGCTACATGAACGAATACGCCATCGCCCGCCTGTGGCGCGATGCGCGCGTGACGCGCATCTTCGGCGGCACGAACGAGATCATGAAGGAAGTGATCTCGCGCTCGATCTAA
- a CDS encoding Fe(3+) ABC transporter substrate-binding protein gives MKKLLLALAACASLGGLAACSEGAEGDGAAPTDAGEVNVYTARHYDTDLALYEDFTKTTGIKVNRIEADADALIERIAAEGEFSPADVFVTVDAGRLARAEEAGILAEVDSPVLQERIPAHLRDPKNRWFALTTRARIIIYNKAKGQPAGLATYEDLAKPEFKGRICMRSSSSVYNIALLSSIIAHDGAAKAESWAKGLVANFARPPQGNDMSNIEAVAAGECDISLVNTYYLARFASGEKRKVLDGVGIIFPNQATTGAHVNMSGAGVVKSSPNRANAVKFLEYLASDTAQQLLAGGNNEYPTAKGVAATSAVEALGSFKADTLSAAEIGKGQPQAVTIFNRAGWN, from the coding sequence ATGAAGAAACTGCTCCTCGCCCTTGCCGCCTGTGCCAGCCTTGGCGGGCTTGCCGCCTGCTCAGAAGGGGCGGAGGGTGACGGCGCAGCGCCGACCGATGCGGGCGAGGTCAATGTCTATACCGCGCGTCACTACGACACCGATCTGGCGCTCTACGAGGACTTCACCAAGACCACGGGGATCAAGGTCAACCGCATCGAGGCCGATGCCGACGCCCTGATCGAACGCATCGCGGCCGAGGGCGAATTCAGCCCCGCCGATGTCTTTGTGACGGTCGATGCCGGACGCCTCGCGCGGGCCGAGGAGGCCGGGATCCTTGCCGAGGTGGATTCGCCTGTGCTGCAAGAGCGCATCCCCGCCCACCTGCGCGATCCCAAGAACCGCTGGTTCGCGCTCACCACGCGGGCGCGGATCATCATCTACAACAAGGCCAAGGGACAGCCTGCGGGCCTTGCCACTTACGAAGACCTCGCCAAGCCGGAATTCAAGGGCCGCATCTGCATGCGCTCCTCCTCCAGCGTCTACAATATCGCGCTGCTCTCCAGCATCATCGCCCATGACGGCGCGGCCAAGGCCGAAAGCTGGGCCAAGGGCTTGGTCGCCAATTTCGCGCGCCCGCCGCAGGGCAATGACATGTCGAACATCGAGGCCGTAGCCGCCGGCGAATGCGACATCTCGCTGGTCAACACCTATTACCTCGCCCGTTTCGCCAGCGGAGAGAAGCGCAAGGTGCTGGACGGCGTCGGGATCATCTTCCCCAATCAGGCGACCACCGGCGCCCATGTCAACATGAGCGGGGCGGGCGTGGTGAAGTCCTCGCCCAACCGCGCCAATGCGGTGAAGTTCCTCGAATACCTCGCCTCCGACACGGCCCAGCAGCTGCTTGCAGGCGGCAACAACGAATATCCCACCGCCAAGGGCGTCGCTGCGACCTCGGCGGTCGAGGCGCTCGGCAGCTTCAAGGCCGACACCCTCAGCGCCGCCGAAATCGGCAAGGGCCAGCCGCAAGCCGTGACGATTTTCAACCGCGCGGGCTGGAACTGA
- a CDS encoding SDR family oxidoreductase, whose protein sequence is MTEPLDFTGKRVLVIGGSSGIGNGIAHGFRLRGASVTVTGTRPDAGDYLEAEDSDFTGLDYCQLDLTDRSAVDRLAGVLGAVDVLVLCQGTVRYGRQEFTRDGWDQVVDINLNSVMDAARAFHPALSAAKGAIIIVSSVAAFKSTIGTPAYAASKAGAASLTKTLGEAWARDGIRVNGIAPGLVPTKLTSVTTDHPERLEASLRKIPLRRMGTPEDMAGAALFLASPLSAYITGQTLVVDGGLTLS, encoded by the coding sequence ATGACCGAACCGCTCGACTTTACCGGCAAACGCGTGCTCGTCATCGGCGGGTCGAGCGGGATCGGCAATGGCATCGCGCACGGGTTCCGCCTGCGCGGCGCAAGCGTCACTGTCACCGGCACACGGCCCGATGCAGGCGATTATCTCGAAGCCGAGGACAGCGACTTCACCGGCCTCGATTACTGCCAGCTTGACCTCACCGACCGCTCGGCGGTGGACCGGCTGGCGGGGGTGCTAGGCGCGGTGGATGTGCTGGTGCTTTGCCAGGGCACGGTGCGCTATGGCCGGCAGGAATTCACCCGCGATGGGTGGGATCAGGTGGTCGACATCAACCTCAATTCGGTGATGGATGCCGCCCGCGCATTCCACCCCGCACTGAGCGCAGCCAAGGGCGCGATCATCATCGTCTCCAGCGTGGCGGCGTTCAAATCGACCATCGGCACGCCCGCCTATGCGGCATCGAAGGCGGGCGCGGCGAGCCTGACCAAGACGCTGGGCGAGGCCTGGGCGCGCGACGGCATCCGCGTCAACGGCATCGCTCCGGGCCTTGTGCCGACCAAGCTGACGAGCGTGACCACCGATCACCCCGAACGCCTCGAAGCGTCCCTCAGGAAGATCCCCCTGCGCCGGATGGGTACGCCCGAGGACATGGCCGGCGCGGCGCTGTTCCTCGCCTCGCCGCTTTCGGCCTACATCACCGGCCAGACGCTGGTGGTGGACGGCGGCCTCACCCTCTCCTGA
- a CDS encoding ABC transporter ATP-binding protein encodes MSLEFRHIAHGYGQVRALEDISFHAPAGEITCLLGASGCGKSTLLGLAAGLLTVQQGEILLNGTVLADARHSPPPEARPVGLVFQDGALFPHMTIAQNIAFGLPKARAGEAEGWLAQVGLAGLGARYPHQLSGGQQQRAALARAMAPGPQVLLMDEPFASVDIVLRRKLRRDCRIILRERGATTVLVTHDPAEALDIADRIAVMEAGRIVQFATPSELHDAPASAAVGAMFGGAQVISGTRGEGGFMTAFGLWSADCAAAAVPEAAAYDLLVHADALDLAEDPQGLRVRDCHAIGPAVRVVLVAADGSEITAESAAPVNPASRYRIAPRKGSLKVFAQG; translated from the coding sequence TTGAGCCTCGAATTTCGTCATATTGCCCACGGCTATGGTCAGGTCCGGGCGCTGGAGGACATCAGCTTCCACGCGCCGGCAGGAGAGATCACCTGCCTGCTTGGCGCGTCGGGTTGCGGGAAGTCAACTCTGCTTGGCCTCGCGGCGGGGCTGCTCACGGTGCAGCAGGGCGAGATATTGCTGAACGGCACAGTGCTGGCCGATGCCCGTCACAGCCCTCCGCCCGAAGCGCGCCCCGTGGGGCTGGTGTTTCAGGACGGCGCGCTGTTTCCGCATATGACGATTGCACAGAATATCGCCTTCGGCCTGCCCAAGGCCCGCGCTGGCGAGGCCGAGGGCTGGCTGGCGCAGGTCGGCCTTGCGGGGCTGGGCGCGCGCTATCCGCACCAGCTTTCGGGCGGGCAGCAACAGCGCGCCGCGCTCGCCCGGGCGATGGCGCCGGGGCCGCAGGTGCTCCTGATGGACGAGCCCTTCGCCAGCGTCGACATCGTGCTGCGCCGCAAGCTGCGCCGTGATTGCCGCATCATCCTGCGCGAACGCGGCGCGACCACGGTGCTCGTCACCCATGATCCGGCCGAGGCCCTCGATATTGCCGACCGGATCGCGGTGATGGAGGCGGGACGGATCGTCCAGTTTGCAACCCCCAGCGAGCTTCACGATGCCCCTGCCAGCGCGGCGGTGGGCGCGATGTTCGGAGGGGCGCAGGTCATCTCTGGCACGCGCGGCGAGGGCGGCTTTATGACGGCTTTCGGGCTGTGGAGCGCCGATTGTGCCGCTGCGGCTGTGCCGGAAGCCGCCGCCTATGATCTGCTGGTTCATGCCGATGCGCTCGATCTCGCCGAGGACCCGCAAGGGCTGCGGGTGCGCGATTGCCACGCGATTGGCCCCGCCGTGCGGGTGGTGCTGGTGGCGGCGGACGGCAGCGAGATCACCGCCGAGAGCGCCGCGCCGGTCAACCCCGCCAGCCGCTACCGCATCGCCCCGAGGAAGGGCAGCCTCAAGGTGTTTGCCCAAGGCTAG
- a CDS encoding ferredoxin--NADP reductase — translation MTNTAPTRDQFTESAALSVETITYVHHWCEGLFTLKMTRPASFRFRSGEFVMIGLPGDNGKPLLRAYSVASPSYEEELEFLSIKVQDGPLTSRLQHIQVGDPIYLGKKPTGTLVTDALLPGKRLFMLSTGTGLAPFMSLVRDPEVYGMFEEVIVVHSVRNVAELAYRELLESKLEGDPLLEDEDRARMIYVPTVTREPFRTQGRIQQLIDDGRLFEQSKGPQHFVPDEDRVMLCGSMAMIKDHAADLEQRGFTEGANNKPGQFVIERAFVG, via the coding sequence TTGACCAACACCGCCCCGACCCGCGACCAGTTCACTGAAAGCGCGGCGCTCTCTGTCGAGACGATCACCTATGTGCACCACTGGTGCGAGGGGCTGTTCACGCTCAAGATGACGCGCCCGGCGAGCTTCCGCTTCCGCTCGGGCGAGTTCGTGATGATCGGCCTGCCGGGCGACAACGGCAAGCCGCTGCTGCGCGCCTATTCGGTCGCTTCGCCGAGCTATGAGGAGGAGCTGGAGTTCCTCTCGATCAAGGTGCAGGACGGCCCGCTCACCTCGCGGCTCCAGCACATTCAGGTCGGCGATCCGATCTATCTCGGCAAGAAGCCGACCGGCACGCTCGTCACCGACGCGCTGCTGCCGGGCAAGCGGCTGTTCATGCTCTCGACCGGCACCGGCCTTGCGCCCTTCATGAGCCTCGTGCGCGATCCCGAGGTCTACGGGATGTTCGAGGAAGTGATCGTCGTCCATTCCGTGCGCAACGTCGCGGAACTAGCCTATCGCGAGCTGCTTGAAAGCAAGCTCGAAGGCGACCCGCTGCTCGAGGATGAAGACCGCGCGCGGATGATCTACGTGCCGACCGTCACCCGCGAGCCCTTCCGCACGCAAGGCCGCATCCAGCAGCTGATCGACGATGGCCGCCTGTTCGAACAGTCAAAGGGCCCGCAGCACTTCGTGCCCGATGAAGACCGCGTGATGCTGTGCGGCTCGATGGCGATGATCAAGGACCACGCCGCCGATCTGGAGCAGCGCGGCTTTACCGAGGGCGCGAACAACAAGCCCGGCCAGTTCGTCATCGAACGCGCGTTTGTGGGGTAA